A genomic segment from Aegilops tauschii subsp. strangulata cultivar AL8/78 chromosome 1, Aet v6.0, whole genome shotgun sequence encodes:
- the LOC141027645 gene encoding uncharacterized protein: MLIVKVFNTTMCRMRYTDDEDASNGSSSSDTGYSQSSSDYGCSKSNSDSGFSESSSDSGSSKDSKKDDPDWSGGEEEQSGPLQDDDGHQAEDDLALVVADQGQEMVVADHGQEMVVADHGQEMVMADHGQEMSEF; the protein is encoded by the exons atgctcatcgtgaaggttttcaacacgactatgtgtcgcatgcgctacactgacgacgaagatgcca gcaatgggagcagcagcagcgacactggctacagccaaagcagcagcgattatggttgtagcaaaagcaacagcgattctggctttagcgaaagcagcagcgattctggcagcagcaaagacagcaagaaggatgatccggactggagtgggggagaagaggagcagagtgggccgctgcaggatgacgatgggcatcaggctgaggatgacctagcgctggtggtggctgaccaagggcaagagatggtggtggctgaccatgggcaagagatggtggtggctgaccatgggcaagagatggtgatggctgaccatgggcaagagatg tctgAATTCTAA